A window of Aquila chrysaetos chrysaetos chromosome 19, bAquChr1.4, whole genome shotgun sequence genomic DNA:
TGCCGACCATGCTTTTATCTTGATTTGGCAGAGACGTTGGAAACGTGGTTGAAGCTCTGTATGGGGACCTTCCTCCCCCTATCATGCTGATTGGGCACAGCATGGGGGGTGCCATTGCAGTGCACACAGCGGTCGCAAATTTGGTGCCAAGTTTACTGGGTCTGTGCATGATCGATGTGGTGGAAGGTAAGTGTGTGTACCCTTGGATAGGGTTCTGTCTTCCAcattgatctttttcttttatccccAAATCCCTGAATACAGAAAGTTTTGCCCAGTTTTTAAACCAATGCCAATTCTATCCTCCTAACAGATGCTACCTATGCAAAAGTCTTTCTAGTGTGACCcctcttttgcttttcccagaTGGGTTCTCTGTTTGCTATTTTCCTGATAATTTCTTTGCAATACTTTCTTGTTAGTGGGGAGAAGGGTGGCTTTTTATATAATGCATGGTGCTGATGAGTGGTTACTGCCTTCTCTTACTATCTGAATGTCCTACCTGTTCAAATATTAATTCTCTAATGTGGGAGGAGGTGTGACTGTGAACTTAGGAGTACTAAGCTGTACTTTCCTTAACAGCATTAAATCCCCAATGAGCTCCAGCTCTCTCTGAGAGTGTGTCCCTGGTAGCCAGTTCTGTATAGAGGGGATGTGGCAATTATTTCATCAGATGCCATAAAgttaaaatgcttgtttttagGTACAGCCATGGATGCATTGAACAGCATGCAGAACTTCCTAAGGAGTCGTCCCAAAACATTCAAGTCACTTGAGAATGCCATTGAGTGGAGGTAATGCATTGGCTTATTATGTAGTCTCCAAAATCACTGGTCTTTGTAGCTTGTCTCCTGAAGGAAGCAAAGTTTATAtaatttgtctgttttctcccttcatGCTCATTTCCCCAACTATTGTCACCAATTCCTTGGCTGATTTGACAGGGAGAGAGAGGTCTCAAAGACAATTAATTTCCTAGGAAAGTTGGCTAGGCATTGGAGAAGGATCCTCTAAGAGCTTCAGCTAATGGAAAGCTTCATGGAATGAATTGCAGCTTCCTTGTAAGTGTCCCAACTATTACAGAAGAAGCTTGAGATTTCCATCCCATGTGTAAGAAACAGGACTTATTTCCGATTCAGCAAGAATTAGTTACACATTTGGCAGCTGAGTTTGAAAGGGAGAGGTCTTGTGGTTAAGTTTGTAGATTGGACTACAGAAAGCCCAGGTCTGTTGCCAAATACCCATGTAGTTTCTGACCTCCCCCTATCCCCTGCAATAAAATGGGTATAACAGTATTTCACTGTTTGCCCACCAGCACTTCTCCCacatgtcttttaaattcaCAGTTACGGTGACAACGGGGCGTTCCGAGTAAGTTGGCATGTAGCATGAGCCACTCTGAACACTTTCTGAGAACAGAGGGTTTGGGAATGGCTTGTGGAAATCATGAGCTGTAAAGGGTTTTTGCTCCTGTTTCTGGGCCTGGTAGTTCCAGAATCTGTTTAGtaaatatttctgcctttcttctgaattttctttttttttttttctctagtgtAAAAAGTGGACAAATAAGAAATCTTGAATCTGCCAGAGTTTCTATGGTCGGTCAAGTCAAACAGtaggtggttttttgtttcgttttttttaaagctcttaaaATCATCTTGCCTGTTTTACAATACCATTACTACAGAGCATAAATGCACTTGAAAGTGAAAATTTCTTCTAGCAAATACAAATTTCTTATCATTTGATCACAGCTGATACCAGCGGCAGCACTGAATCGTAATCATGGTACTTGGAGAAAACCTGGCCAAAATTTCCCTGGGACAAAATCCGCCAAGAgccatgttttaaaatgtttaactaCTGCTGGTTGTGTATTCCTTGGTTTGTCTGCCTTTCTGCACACATTAAGTGTTAGTTTGGTGccttttcagaaattttgcCCTAAATCAGGTTGGCCTTCTGGGTATGGTATCTTCCACTTACTTTTAGAAATTGTTTAATTATCTGTTGCATTTCAGGAGTGATCTgaggtgggtttgggggggatCAGAGTAACCTGCTTGTGCCACTCTAATCTTTGACATACCTGGAGCCTCTACAAATGTCTCATACTCTGTTAAGAAAAGCTGTTGTTGATTGATTGACCACTTCTGCCTCCTCTAAGTAgctatttgcatttatatttgcaCTGGGATACATGTGCTGCACAGGCACTCGGTCTCATGGCTAGTCATGACTGTATCTTTCATCCACAGCTACTTTTAaacttgagggtttttttttcagccagtgTCTGAGAAATTGCCAAACGCTTTAGGTTaaaacctgtgatttttttaatttttttttttttttttggcagggaatcagtttctggttttattttcacaggTGCGAAGGGGCTGCCAGTCCTGAATGTCCTAAAGCCATAGTGGAGGGTATTattgaagaagaggaggaagaggaagaggatgaggaagggGGAGGCTCTGtcaacaaaaggaagaaagaagatgacACAGAGGTAGGGAattttcttactgtgttttcagCTTGTGTTTGCACAATGCTCCCTTGCAAGAGTAGCCACCAGTAGTTATCCAAATCGTTCCAATATAAAATGGAGCAACTCCAGGGACAAAAACTTTATATTGTGactattgtttttcttcttcgtCTTGTGCCACTGATTCTATCTTGGACTGTTACCTGCAAGggtgtgtttggttttctttcctgagacGCTCACAGATTTAATGCTTATGGCCTGAAATGGTGCTTCTGGCCTGAATGAGGAATGCTCTTTTCTGAGTCTTTGTgctatttttgttcatttccaAGGCACAGTGGCATGCAGGAGGTTCTACAGGCGATTGCAACCTAGGAATGTAAATTCCTCGAGGAAAATCATTGTAGCCAGCTTAGCCCCTTGTATTTCTGTCACCTAAGTGAGAGCCAAGTCTGAACTTTCAGGCAATTTGTGAGCTATTTGTGCAAGTAAAAATAGCAAATTGAGTGCCCTGAATACTGCAGCGTTCTCTTGATCTATAGATGTAGCTCCTGCTCGCTTTCTTGTTCCCTACTCGTGTACTTTGGCTGTGATTTGGAGAGAAATTTAGGAGCAAGGAGGGTCATCCCTGGAGGTGTGTAATCCACCAGAGGGAGccagtattttttatatatacttcCAAGTGGCACTCTGAGTTCATTTTATTTCGGCTGTTTTACTGATCACTAATGCAGagctctctctcctccctgcagaCAAAGAAGGAGCACTTATACACGTGGCGAATTGAACTGGCGAAAACAGAAAAGTACTGGGATGGCTGGTTCAGGGGTTTATCTAACCTCTTCCTAAGCTGTCCAACtccaaagcttttgcttttagcTGGTACGTGTCTCTTCCAGTCCTGCTTAGGTTCAGTGACTGTTCACTTCAGTGATGTCCTACTTGTATTTTAGAGAATATGCCAGCATTTGGCTAATGTCTTTCTCCGAGAATAGCAGACCTGTCTCTTCTACCTTGGCTTTTCTATGTATCTTGAAATACCACAAACCAGTCCATTTGATCTGTGCAGATCTGGAATTAGTTCAGAGCCTCTTAATATCAAAATAGCACATAATGACATACTGTGTGTTGCTGCTGTTGGGTGGATGTTTTACTTGTATGACGTGGAAGAAGAGCAAACAGGACAGATCAAAGCTACCCTTCAGCCTCCATTACTATGATATTTTCCTGTATATATGGATGTAATTTGAACTTTTCAACTGAAAGTCAAATACGATGTTTTAGAGCCAGCTGTAGGCCCTTTTTATATCCTGATAGGAAATTAAGTGTGTAGCCAAGATAACCACCCTTTTAAGTTGTTGGGAAGGATGTGTTCTTGCATTTTTGGCTGGGATTCTTTCCTGTCACTTTACTGTCTTGCGGTGCAGCAGTGAAGAGTCCTTGTGGGTGTCAGAGATGATGTTTCTTTTGAGTTTTTCAAGCCAAATGTCGCCTTCAAAATGTGAAGTAAAGCCCTGCTTAGACAGTCATGTTCTCTCTGGCTTTTCTCCAATACATCTGTTTATTTGATTGTAGGTGTTGACAGGTTGGATAAAGATCTAACAATTGGACAGATGCaaggtaaatatttaatattgttACTCTATCCTTACTGTAATGTTCTTTTTGGATGATAGCTTGTTGCTATGGGTACACAAACGGGAGATAGCTGGAAAGGCCTTTTAGCAGGTGTAGTCTATATCAAAACAAATGTGCATTAAAGAATTAGTCCATCCCAAAGTGTTCTCTTAGCTGTCTGTGGTTGTAGGAAAAGTGGAGAATTTGAGAAGGGAAAGGTTGAATTAAAAGTTGTGAAGGGCTGTTGCCATGGTTTTTGTTCAGTCTAGTGTTCAATGTTTCCAGCAATGGGGCTATCACACTTCTCTTGGATCAAAATGATTGTAAGGGCTTCTTACTAGtctgtattttccctttgtaaCTACATTCCTGATGCTCTTAGCTAGAACACTTGGGACCATCCAAAACTGTCTGGTCTCCCGGTGTTTCTGGCAGACATCTGACCAAGATTCAGCATCTGCATtaatgttttgtggtttgtttttttggttttttccccatcccatcTTCACTGATTTCCAGAGCAACCAGTACTGGAAAGTAGTATGGGGTAGCAGGGTAAACATTACATTAAGGTAGATCTGATAATGGTTCCAACTCTGAAAAGTAGTCTCACCTGCGTTGAGAAGCTCTAAGAAGTCTAACTTCATTTTAACTCCTGGGAACGTGCTTTAGTTACACATGGGGAAGATGAATTAAGCAGCTGgttcttgctttctttgcaaAGATGTCTGCAGTGTGTATTGTACAGTTTGCCCTAGACTTCCGTGCCTTCCCTGGTCCCTCTTCACCAGATGCATATAGTGAGATTTAGTGAGGTTTGTTTGTAAAGAATGTGAGACCTTTTTTAGAACAGTTCATAAATTCACAGTGCTTTTAAGGGTGTAGTGTCTGACATTTCCTGTGTACACAAGAACTCCTTGCCTAAACTATTGCTGTTAGAAATCAAGACCACTTAAAAAGCAGCTCCAGTGATGACTCTTTTGATCTGCAGGGAAGTTTCAGATGCAGGTCCTCCCACAGTGTGGCCATGCAGTCCATGAAGATGCTCCAGACAAGGTAAGCCCCACTGTAGGGTTGAAGCTAGATAAGTCACAGTCTTCATGGCTTAAATGCAAAAGGGGTCCGTTGCTTACTATGAAGCAGAGATTATACTTCAGGGGCATTTTTTGACATATCTTAAATGGCTATTTGCAAAACAGCTTGGATTTTTAAGCTGGCTGGAAAGCCTGGGCTGAGATGTTACATGACGCAGGGCTTGGCTAGGCTACAGATTTAATTCTCAGGCTAGTGGTGATACAACTAACTCTTACCGTGTGGAGTGTGGGTTTGtcctccctgcctttcctctttAAGTTCTCCACTCTCCCTTGTACTACGCTGCAGCTTTTGGGGTTGGTCTCTGTTTTTCTGAGTTGGGTGGCTCacattttccaaatacaaaacaaatgttacTCAAACAGCTTACAGACTGacagagcagtgctgcttctgAGTACTGCTGAAGTTAGTGTCCAGATAGAAGCAGGAATGTGGTGCAGCCCACGGAGCCTGTGGTTGGAAACACGTCTGGTTTTAAAGCTTGTTCTACACTGACTGCTGTGAGTGTAAAACTCAGCCTTTCTGTGCGTCACTTTACCAATCTGAAATAGGGATTTTTATCTAAACATACTGAGTTCTTAcattgttattctttttaaacattctaGGCGGTATTATTACTGTCAGGTTACTGTCTTGATTTGTTCTTTATAGGAACAACTTGCATTGTGATTTCACCAgatcttttttccctgctaaaCTTGGGCATTAAGAATTACTGAAAGAGGTGTAGAAAAAGTTTGGTCAGTTCTTGATTGTGAGATCAGTGTCAGAATAAAGATGGAAGCACGtagttcctttttttatataaaagcgTGTTACACAGAGCTCTTAGTTTTGAAGGAGCAAACTTGATTCAGCAAGAGGATCCTGGGGACATGAACTATTGTTGGAAATGCTGCAGGCTTTGGAAACTGACTGGATTTCTTGTTATCTTTGTGTCCCTTTAAAttctgactgattttttttttttttttttttttttttttttttttttttttttttttcccctcaggttGCTGAAGCTGTTGCGACGTTCCTGATCCGTCACAGGTTTACAGAGCCCATCGGTGGCTTCCAGTGGTAAGGCTCTGTGGGTGCTTGAGCTGTGCAGCCCTCGAGCAGAGCTCTTGCTCTTACCGCCTGCATGTTTGGCTCTCAATGTGGGATGCTGGAGTTTTAGCATAATGCTAAAAACCACATGTAAACAAACAGCTTTGAATCACAGCCAGTAATATATTCGATGTTTATGTGTTCTCTCTGAACTACTCACGTATTAACTTGTGTTAATGAAACCTTCCATGGAGGGGAGGAGCAAAGCAGATCCTCCCCAGCTGATTCCTTTCTTTATAGCCTGCCAGAAGGCAGAATTACAAGCTTTATGGCATTTAgtttaaatagtattttatttaagtaatCAAGGCcctgtgttttggaaacaaCTTGCACCACACTTCTTTGGCCAAGAAATACTGGTGAGATTAGACAGATAAAACTGTGTGCTTCACGTTGCCGACTTTCCATACTGATCTCATGTGTTTTCATATCATAATGAACTGTAGAAGCCAGGCCTCTGCGCTCAGCCACACAGCGGTGAGAGTAGGTTGTGACTGATAAGGTTGATCGGAAGAACTCCCAAAGTCTTAGTTACAGTACCATAAAGCTAATAACTAAACCAACACTTAGACCTCATGGAAGGTGCTAAT
This region includes:
- the PPME1 gene encoding protein phosphatase methylesterase 1 isoform X2, whose protein sequence is MEDVVVENETGKDTFRIYKSGLEGPVLLLLHGGGHSALSWAVFTSAIINRIQCRIVALDLRGHGETKVRNPEDLSAETMSKDVGNVVEALYGDLPPPIMLIGHSMGGAIAVHTAVANLVPSLLGLCMIDVVEGTAMDALNSMQNFLRSRPKTFKSLENAIEWSVKSGQIRNLESARVSMVGQVKQCEGAASPECPKAIVEGIIEEEEEEEEDEEGGGSVNKRKKEDDTETKKEHLYTWRIELAKTEKYWDGWFRGLSNLFLSCPTPKLLLLAGVDRLDKDLTIGQMQGKFQMQVLPQCGHAVHEDAPDKVAEAVATFLIRHRFTEPIGGFQCVFPAC
- the PPME1 gene encoding protein phosphatase methylesterase 1 isoform X1 → MSALEKQLHLGRLPPRPPLPGGGGQSGSKMRMGPGRKRDFSPVLWSQYFESMEDVVVENETGKDTFRIYKSGLEGPVLLLLHGGGHSALSWAVFTSAIINRIQCRIVALDLRGHGETKVRNPEDLSAETMSKDVGNVVEALYGDLPPPIMLIGHSMGGAIAVHTAVANLVPSLLGLCMIDVVEGTAMDALNSMQNFLRSRPKTFKSLENAIEWSVKSGQIRNLESARVSMVGQVKQCEGAASPECPKAIVEGIIEEEEEEEEDEEGGGSVNKRKKEDDTETKKEHLYTWRIELAKTEKYWDGWFRGLSNLFLSCPTPKLLLLAGVDRLDKDLTIGQMQGKFQMQVLPQCGHAVHEDAPDKVAEAVATFLIRHRFTEPIGGFQCVFPAC